A single window of Stigmatopora nigra isolate UIUO_SnigA chromosome 20, RoL_Snig_1.1, whole genome shotgun sequence DNA harbors:
- the LOC144213661 gene encoding RNA-binding protein 4B-like produces MVKLFIGNLTEETGREEIEALFTPYGVVTECAKYKNYAFVHMDDRKAATKAIRELNMYQLNGRAMNVEPSRGNNQGPVKIHIANVERGFEKELRELFEEYGSVTECAIVKNFAFVHMANSEEAMDAIKGLDNTRFQGQNIHVQLSKSKPAWNQGEEDFGPPPPPPGRGGFYPHPPRFHHEPPYGGRMGSYPPPPQMPPPRRPMYPDRGYGGEREGYGGVVDYYEKFRARPYGAPGFDDRRSGAIPPPPPPAPMGRERVGMGEGFDRRPGPHPPAGYMGRDRSPIRRAGPPPPPPPAPASGNGYSYERTRFNPQMKPQPYAPPYPRNNFAQSGPVPTPPQPNYGAYQAHGV; encoded by the exons ATGGTGAAGCTATTCATTGGAAACCTGACCGAGGAAACTGGAAGGGAAGAAATTGAAGCTCTCTTCACACCATACGGCGTGGTAACAGAATGTGCCAAGTACAAAAATTACGCTTTTGTCCACATGGATGACCGTAAAGCGGCCACCAAAGCTATTCGGGAGCTCAATATGTACCAGCTTAACGGCAGAGCAATGAACGTGGAGCCTAGCCGAGGGAACAACCAAGGTCCGGTCAAAATCCACATCGCTAACGTGGAAAGAGGATTCGAAAAGGAGTTGAGAGAGCTTTTTGAGGAATACGGTAGTGTCACAGAATGTGCCATCGTAAAGAATTTTGCATTTGTTCACATGGCTAACTCGGAGGAAGCAATGGATGCCATTAAGGGCTTGGATAACACAAGGTTTCAAG GACAAAACATTCACGTCCAACTGTCAAAAAGCAAACCAGCCTGGAATCAAGGAGAGGAGGACTTTGGTCCGCCTCCTCCACCACCCGGCCGCGGCGGCTTTTACCCCCACCCCCCTCGCTTCCACCACGAGCCCCCCTACGGCGGCCGCATGGGTTCAtacccacccccaccccaaatGCCACCCCCCAGACGACCCATGTACCCAGACCGCGGCTACGGCGGCGAGCGTGAAGGCTACGGCGGCGTCGTCGATTATTACGAGAAATTCCGAGCCCGCCCTTACGGCGCTCCTGGTTTCGACGACCGCCGCTCGGGGGCCATCCCGCCGCCACCACCTCCCGCCCCCATGGGAAGAGAACGCGTCGGGATGGGCGAGGGGTTCGACCGCCGGCCGGGCCCCCACCCTCCCGCCGGTTACATGGGTCGAGACCGCAGCCCTATCCGACGAGCCGGacccccgccgccgccacccccGGCGCCGGCGTCTGGTAACGGCTACTCCTACGAGCGTACCCGTTTCAACCCGCAGATGAAACCCCAGCCATACGCCCCGCCGTACCCCAGGAACAACTTCGCACAGAGCGGCCCCGTCCCGACCCCGCCGCAACCCAACTATGGCGCCTACCAGGCCCATGGCGTGTAA